DNA from Denticeps clupeoides chromosome 7, fDenClu1.1, whole genome shotgun sequence:
CAGCAAAGGCGAAGTAGAACTCTGATGCTCTCTGCATGATTTCAGTTGCCTAActgtgacattttcttttttttttttttaaaccagaatCCTCATTTGCAGTTGAGATTTGAGCGCAGGGTAGTGATGGGGAACCACAGCGAGGTTTGAGACTTAAGCCATAGGAGACCTCTGCCACCTGCAGCAGGCTGTACATATGTTAGAATTTGACATAATACCAAGGTTTTAGTTATTTCCTGAGCAGAACACGTGTATGTTAATAGATtttatatttgttatttatttaatgccatCCTGAAGCCTGTAACTATGAtctatcatttacatttagatttttagaATGGACAGTTTATGTACTCGTCCATGTCCAAAATGCATTTTAGCCTTTGAAACGATTTGAAAAGCATGGAACCAGTTCGTAGCACCGGAACTTGTTTGGTTGATGCAAATGTAAACAGTGACACTGCTTCATTTTAACTTATCACATCTTATCTCTCTGACAAGGGAGTTCAATTCActcaaactgttttttttttcccaattttgTTGGCCATTAAAGAAAATCTGTTTGTTTGAATTGCACCCTTAAGACAGTAGCACAAATATCAAATAATTTGCCAGCTCACAATTAGCGTGTGTCAATTATAAAAGGCAGAAAAGCAAAGTTGTTCTGGTGTGTGATTTGCACATTAGTGTATCGTCCTGCATGCAAATCCCTCCTATGCTCCAGTCAGCCTAATCCGCATGCCGCAATAAATCATTTACTGCTACGTTTTTGATGTTACACCTACAGTCTTTGCCAAAGTAAGATAGAGTCTAAAACTGAAATTCTAAAACTGAATCGCCCCGTGGCTTGTACCCTGGTGCCTGTACTGTCCACTTACCTGATATTTCGAATTCAGCACAATATACAAtgtacatttgtccaagggccatagtctttaaaaaaaacaatattaatctTTTGAATATATCCTTAATAATATatgaagtaatatattattatttgatacaTAAATTTTCCCTCcaaatttctgttattttttagcCTTTAGCCAGACCCATATTTCCTGTACTGCAGCGAGCCACTAGGGGGCAACTGCAATATTTATGGTTTCTTATTTGTGAGTTATTTCCATGCACATGCTGCACTTGGTGAACCTGGGAGTGCGCAGCGCGCCGTGACCGGTGAATTACAGATTTAAGGCTTGTTTCGTTTCAGTTAGAAAAAAATGTAGGGTTTTCTCTATGCCTCACTTGGCTATTCCTGATTCAGTAAATTTCAAAGAAATTTTTCATATGAGGAGCACTCACATTCTCAGAACACATCCGTCGGCGAGTGCTCATAGTTCAGCAAATGATTTATAGACCCAaattattgggtctgcagtatttttaagacctatAAGCTATCTGCTGATACCCTGAACATACCTGCATTAATAAACAAGCACGCAATTCATAGAACATAACCACTTACAGGAGACTGATTACAGCATGCTGGCCACACATTAAAACCACTCTTTCTCTGCAGCTGTCATATTCATGGCACAGCTCCTGTACCAAACACTGAGGATGAGCGCCGCCTCTCTGCTGGACAACACACATATTCACTGCTGTTAATCAATTAAatcatgaatatatattttaattttctttccAAAGCAATCATTTTaggattgtttttttaattatagttATTATAGATCACTGTATGCTTCTTTTAAATATGAcccaaaaagtaaaaagatacaaagaacaaaataaataacaattactTTGCAGCAGATGAATCATGAACATCCATAAGATATTGGCAACACAATCAGAAAGTCAAAAGTAAACAAGGccacaataaaaaatgaagcgCAGAACCAGCATCGAATCAGCAACTTAAAGGCCTTCTGGTTTATTCATGGCCTGGGaaaggaagaggagagagagaagacagaAGGTGAGGCGAGGCAGCAGGCGAGAACAAAACATAACCCATAGCTATAATTTAAAAGACCTGATTACTGTTACAGCCATAGCTGTAACAGTAGTCAGTATCCAGCTTCACATTAGTCAATTTACTGAACACTGCTGACTGAAACGTTACCATagtttatacatacataaatagttactgtgttttctttattttcgtgaccatttacgttggtagattctcactgaaggcaacaaaactatgaatgaacacatgtggagttatgtacttaacaaaaagtggagacctggagagaattccaagagtgtgcaaagcagtaatcagagccaacctgtggctattttgaagaaactagagtataaaacatgttttcatttatttcacctttttttgttaagtacataacgccacatgtgttcattcatagttttgatgccttcagtgagaatctaccaatggaaatggtcatgaaaattaagaaaacacatttaatgacaaggtgtgtccaaacttttggcctgtactgtatctccAACAGACCATTCTGACTTGGTCTGATGTTCTCATGCACTCGCACCACTGTAGACTTGATTCCAGGTAAACCTGCTATGAAAGTGGGGAGTAGATGTCACCTGCTTGAAGATCTGGAATCCCAGGTAATTTGTGGCCATTTTCTTCAGATTTGTTCCTCTGCCCACTTTGCATCGCACGTAGCCGTACAGGTTGGCCCACTGTAAAGCCACGCCCATAAGAACCACAGCCTATGAAGAGAGGCAGGTTCAAGGACCGTGTTTCTGATTCATCTAATTACATTGAATTGAACAGATACTTGCAACACAGTATACCACATCATgaactgaacattttttaaacaaggtTATGACTGAGTGGTTAATCGCCTCATTTCATCACTATTTTACAAGCGTGGCCGCAGGGTCGGGCACAGCAGCCACCCCTTGTGGTGACGATTCATATTCGCAGCTCTGCAGTCAAACTCACCAGCCACTTCAGCttcaaagacagcagagcgctGAACACAAAAAGGACCCAGAAGAAAGGACACACGACCAAACCAAGCCAGAAGATGCGAGACTCGGAGCTGGACACCGTCTTTTTACTGGTTTCCTATTGGGGAAAAGGAAAAGTAAACACGGTATCATATTCATATAACCCTGTTAACCAGCAGCAACCATCTCTCCAGCACTACTCCACTGGCACCACCATTCATCTAGAATCTTCCCTGTCTTATTTCTCTGTCTAGATGTCAGAAAGATCTTGAAATGCAAGCTACCAACATTCTGTTTAGGGAATATTAAACTAACGGTGTTTCCCACCgtggatattttaaagcacttatgtaattcgctctggataaatggcgGCAATACCTTTCTGGCCTCAAACACCCAGTGACTCTTCCCATCTTCATCCACCTGGTTCCACCACCTGAGTCCCACCAGCAGTCGGCCAGTCACGTTCTGATGTTCCAATCACAACAGTCCTCATATTAAAAGGGagtactattactattattattattattattattattattacgtgGCTTGCATCCTAAACCTATAGGCCCAGGTAAGGAGCATTCCTACTGGACGATCACTCTGAACATCTTCTGCACCTTGACTGTCCAGAAGTCACATgacaggaggaggatgatggtgACCATGCCCGCGatgaagctgctgctgagcAGCTCGCACAGGACGTAGACGAGGATGGCGCTGGTGCGGAAGAACAGGTGGAAGAAGGACGCCAGGGGATGCCTGCAGCAGAGCGCCGTCATGAGACAtaagtgcgcacacacacacacacacacacacacacacacacacacacacacacacacacacacacacacacacacacacacacacacacacacacacacacacacagagcaccacGGCGCCTGTTCGTTCGCAGGGACGCACCTGACTTTTGATTCGCCCGCACCGGCCGCGGTGTCGTCTTCACCGAAGAAGGGAACGTCCTGGGACTCCTGGAGAGCGACGGGCGGAAAACGCGGATTAATTCCCCGTCGCGCCTTTTACGgcggaattaaaaaaaaaaaaaaaaaagtagcgtTAAAGTTTGATAACTCACCTGTCTCAACATTTTCGCCAGCGTCTTCTCCTACTTCCGGGTGACGTGTACGTAAACATCACGTCACGTGTGACGTAACTCGCCGCAGTGAACGCGCGTAGCGCCGCCTGCCGGGGAAAGATGGCAATTCACAGGCGAGTTTGtagaaatgcattttcatgtacatcacTACTCATTACAACACTACTAAATGACGATGAACAAAGCAGCTTTGAAggtaaaaaggtgaaaaaaaaaatgattcatcaaacatacttcactttctcctgatacaaacaaatactaaatatgtttcttgcattggattcttcaaaatggctccatcttaatCTCCATATCCGCCAGAGTAGATGCGTCCAAACTGTTTTTACTCTCAGTATCTATGGTTGTAAACGTATATTATTATGCATGCTATATTAAAATTCcacaaatatttaaacattacGATTGGAGGGCAGGTTAAGATTGAaacagattgacaaagttctgtggatgcagaatgaaacgtctctacattaaagaaggaaagtccagttgccacgactcaactttcagacaaattcacttggatgactgagaatcttacCAGACATTAATCTTCTCACCGCTTCATATTACACATGATAATCTCGAGTGCCGTAAGTAACTGATTAAATTCCTTATTTTCTAAAAGTTGTTATGAGCACAGGGCACTTTTGAGTGATAGATACATAAtcactgtcatttacatttacggcatttatcagacacccttatccagagcgatgtactatacagggacagtccccccgaggagacactcagggttaagtgtcttgctcagggacacgatggtagtaagtgggatttgaaccgggatcttctggttcacatgcgagtgtgttacccactaggctacacccACACACTTGTTGCGTTGCAACAGGTTTCTTACTCATTTCTTATAGAATCACTACATGTAACGACCCAGTAATTAATATAaaactgtgcatgtgtctgcacTGACGTAGGTGTAGTCTACAAAGTGAAAGATGTGTACACAACCTTTTGCTGAATCAATAACACGGCGTTCTGTGACCCCTCAGAGCAATGTGCACCACAGATCCAGCTACGGAGCCATCGATGCCGACGGTAACCGTGTCTCTGGTGGCTTTGCTCCTCCACATGGGGTGGGCACGGGACCTGGAAGTGAGGAACCTGGAGGGCAGGTTGAGAGCCGCAGAGGACGGCCTGCAGAGACTGAAATACGTTCTGGAGGAGCTCAGGAGAGAGTACGAAGGTGAAGGACCATCCCGTGGAACTCGAGAAtgtgtgttctgttttaaaTGACCGGTTTATTCTTCATCCGCTCACCAAAGCTACGAGGCACAGCCTGAGTGTCGCAGAGGAAGATGCCGCCCGTCTAGACAATCAGATCAACAAATTACAAGCACTACTAcaacaaggtaaaaaaaaaatgatcatggaTTAAATTAATAGCTAATTTTCAGCACAAACAGAGTCTTGTCCTGCATGGTCACCTGCATCAACTCGAAATCTTTATTGAGAACCTGTTGAAAACGACACAAATGCTCCTTTACGTCGGAACATGTCTTTTCTCAGGCATGGTGGCTTTCTCGGCCTCACTTCACAGCGGGAAAATCGGACCCCTACCCACTGCAACCACTCTGATCTACGACGACGTCCTTACCAACTACGGCCAGGCCTATGACTCTGACAAGGGTACATTCCATCCACCGTATTCGTTAATCCAGCAGACATTTCACcgttatggcatttaccagacgctcttatccagagtgcctgagttgtcccccctggagacactcagggttaagtgtcttgctcatggacacaatggtagtaagtggggtttgaacccgggtcttctgggtcttacccactaggcaacatTAGGCATGTTGTTAAATTGGGGGCCTAGTAAGTGGTTCAGTAAACTATTTAATCGATAGATGCTTCCACTGATACACATGTTGTTCACCGTATTACTGACATCTGATGGATATGAACGGTCCTCCCGCAGGGACATTTACCGCCCCGGTGGGTGGAGTTTACTACTTGACGTTTAAGGCCAACGCTCCTGCCGGCAGCGCGTTGGCGGtgagtttggtgaagaacgacgGCGTCCAGTGCTCCGTGTACGGCGAGCTCGGTGGCGACGCCGGGAGCGGCGCCGTGCTCGCGCTGCGTAAGGGCGACCGGGTCGTCACACGTCTCAGCTCCAACAGTTGCGTGGAGGGCGACGAGAAAAGGCGCACCGGCTTCGGCGGCTTTCTGCTTTTCCCCACGGCCTGAAATGATTTCCATCCCGAGCCAAGAAATT
Protein-coding regions in this window:
- the LOC114794746 gene encoding Golgi apparatus membrane protein TVP23 homolog B, with translation MLRQESQDVPFFGEDDTAAGAGESKVRHPLASFFHLFFRTSAILVYVLCELLSSSFIAGMVTIILLLSCDFWTVKNVTGRLLVGLRWWNQVDEDGKSHWVFEARKETSKKTVSSSESRIFWLGLVVCPFFWVLFVFSALLSLKLKWLAVVLMGVALQWANLYGYVRCKVGRGTNLKKMATNYLGFQIFKQAMNKPEGL
- the LOC114793778 gene encoding uncharacterized protein LOC114793778, encoding MAIHRAMCTTDPATEPSMPTVTVSLVALLLHMGWARDLEVRNLEGRLRAAEDGLQRLKYVLEELRREYEATRHSLSVAEEDAARLDNQINKLQALLQQGMVAFSASLHSGKIGPLPTATTLIYDDVLTNYGQAYDSDKGTFHPPYSLIQQTFHRYGTFTAPVGGVYYLTFKANAPAGSALAVSLVKNDGVQCSVYGELGGDAGSGAVLALRKGDRVVTRLSSNSCVEGDEKRRTGFGGFLLFPTA